The following are encoded together in the Lathyrus oleraceus cultivar Zhongwan6 chromosome 3, CAAS_Psat_ZW6_1.0, whole genome shotgun sequence genome:
- the LOC127127204 gene encoding probable polygalacturonase, whose amino-acid sequence MKLLWKTHMRLQVIKLVFALFVVTLLCLAESKKAKIVTASFEYNGINCRAHSASSTDFGGVGDGVTSSTKAFQSAISNLSQYGSEGGSQLFVPAGKWLTGSFSLTSHFTLYLDKDAVLLASQDITEWPVIEPLPSYGRGRDAPAGRFTSLIFGTNLTDVFVTGLRKNPGFISI is encoded by the coding sequence ATGAAGCTCTTATGGAAAACTCACATGAGGCTACAAGTGATTAAACTAGTCTTTGCTCTCTTTGTGGTGACACTTCTGTGTCTAGCTGAGAGTAAAAAAGCTAAAATTGTGACTGCTTCATTTGAGTACAATGGTATAAATTGTAGAGCACACAGTGCTTCTTCGACGGATTTCGGCGGTGTTGGAGACGGAGTTACATCGAGCACAAAGGCTTTTCAGTCTGCAATTAGTAATCTGAGTCAGTATGGTTCCGAAGGTGGTTCTCAGCTCTTTGTTCCTGCCGGAAAATGGCTCACTGGTAGTTTTAGTCTTACTAGTCACTTTACTCTCTATTTGGATAAAGATGCTGTTCTTCTTGCTTCTCAGGATATAACTGAGTGGCCTGTGATTGAACCATTACCATCATACGGTAGAGGAAGAGATGCACCAGCAGGAAGATTCACAAGCCTCATATTCGGAACTAACCTCACCGATGTTTTTGTCACAGGCTTGAGAAAGAATCCGGGTTTTATTTCAATATGA